The Caulobacter vibrioides sequence TCCCTCGGCCGGCATGGGCGTTTCGCTGGCGACGGCGGCGCGCAGCGTTCCGGACGACACGGCCGGTGTCTTCGTCTTTCTTGGCGACATGCCCAGGATCGATCCAGCGACGCCAAGACATCTGGCCAGGATGCTCGCTGATCCGAGCGACATCGTCGCCCCCACCCATCTTGGACGCCGGGGCCATCCGGTTCTGTTCGGCGCCGAATGGATGCCGGTCTTGGTCGCGCTGTCCGGCGACGAAGGCGCACGGGCGATCATCGACCAAGCGGGCGCGCGACTGATCCGCGTTCCGGTCGAGGACCCCGGCGTTCATCTCGATGTCGATCGACCCGGCGACCTCGCGCGGGTTGAGACGAACGGCTAAGGCGACGTCGCGGAAAAGACAGGCCCGCCCACAGCGTTCAGTGCTCCGGCGGTTCCGGGGCCGTGACGATCGCTTGAAGCTCCCGGATCAGCCTCAAGGCGCCGGCGGTGTCGCCTCGCTCCTCAAGCGCCGCCAAACGGGGAATGAGCAGACTGAGCACCCGACGATAGTCAACGCCCACCTTGGC is a genomic window containing:
- a CDS encoding nucleotidyltransferase family protein, which produces MTQRDTSLLDAIVLAAGRGVRFGGGKLTAALDGAPLVAGALRTAFLSPARRVFVAVGPDQAVRKAVEATATRLAASDRLVLVAVDDPSAGMGVSLATAARSVPDDTAGVFVFLGDMPRIDPATPRHLARMLADPSDIVAPTHLGRRGHPVLFGAEWMPVLVALSGDEGARAIIDQAGARLIRVPVEDPGVHLDVDRPGDLARVETNG